ttccttcttctctTTGCTTTGCCGATGTAAACATTACTTGAATAAATCGTTCCACCTGAGCAAGGAAGTTAATTCAATCGACCCATCAGGGTAGATATTGTACTGACATTAGCATTCGTGATGGCCGTAGATTCGCGAGAAGCCAAAAAGGCCTGATATTGAAAGTTGGGGTACAACTCGATAAGCTTTTCTAGGGGTACGTATTCTGGACTTCTCGGGATAAATGGCACACATAAACTAGGCCGCGTATGAGTTCGGTCGAGATCTGACTTGCAGGTTGACAGAAATCTCACTTTAAGGCGGCTTTGAAAAGATCAGGTTTGAATTGTATGAGACGGTTGGTAGTTATAGCTCCCATAAACTTGATATGCGTTACTAAgtcagaagaagatcgaTAACCTTACCAGTCATGCGCAATAACTACAATTTTCTCCCCCTTAGGAACGCCGGCTCTGTGAACTAATTCCTCAAGATCGTCACTTTGCCGCTGGGTAGAATAATCTTCGAGGGAGGTGGGCTGAGAGCTACCGTGGTACCCGATAGTATCAGGTATAATCAAGCGAATACCTCTTCCCGACCATCCTTTAATTTGGTGACGCCACCCGTAGCTTTGAATTGCATTACCGGTAAGCTTCTTCAATCAGTGACTCGGGACATATCATGCCCACGCAGAGTCCGGAAACCCATGCAGCAATAGTGCGGTTATAATTGTTTTGGTACCTTCGGGAGGGTGAACGTCAACGTATCGATAGAAATGCCTCCCAGATGAACCAATGACCTTGCTTTCATAGCCAAGCGGATGAGATTGGGAATTAGCCATGATTGAGTCAGATGGATTAGAGGTCATAGGCCTTTATCGCTTATCTCATTATCTGGCGACGTAAACTGACAAATCTGATTAGCGCCAGATATCATTAGTATTCGCGTACTCAATGACGCATACAGCTGATAAACCAGTAGGTTGACCATTATGATGGGTAGATGTCGGTAATGGCTACATCATTGAAGCATCTCCAGCTTGGTGGTTGTGGCAACGTGTAGTGTTTCTGGAGGGTTACCTGTTTTATACATACGCTAATGGATTTAATGGAATTCTCTGGTACTATTTGACAGTATTAATTTGAATTAATAATGCAGATCAAATGGCTGTTAAATCTTACTGAGAAATGCGCATGTATGCCATACATGCAGGGAATGAGAGTGCCTTACCTGTTAACTAATTTGGATTTCAGGTGTAGTCCATTTTCATAATCGAAAACTGTGCATTAATAGCTGCGACTAATTCCGTTTCAATTTTGTGTATTCACAGATTCAAGACATACTTTAACCTTCAATACCAGATGAGCCGTACTATTGCCGCTGGTATTGCTACGTGACTCAACTATGGGCAATTATTTTCTCCACCCACTCTCCTACAATCTTCTCAATCTCCTGCGGTTTCTCCAATTGAACCCAATGACCGCATAGCCCATCCAGCCATACCACATCGACGTTCTTAAGTAACGTCTGAGCGTATTGTGTAACCGCAGGTGGAAGAAACGGATCGGCCGACGGCGTTACAATTAGCTTAGGTAAATCTGGCCGCACATCGTGTGGAAGGCCCTTCTCCGCCTCGTAGTTGATCTGGCCAACGCGATAGTAGTTAAGCATGGCCCTGATGAGTCTTGGATAAGTGTCATTTGAGTTAAGAGACACAGGAGAAGGCGTACCCGAAACCTTTGCCAGCTTTAATCTCAGACAGTATAGTAGTTAGCTCCTGTGAGCACTTTACGTGAGCGAGTTCTCGgtgagaaaagaaaagatgaTAGGGGCGTACTTCTTGTGATAGTAGCTCAGGCACCACATCCTTACTCTCGTCTTTAAGCCAACCTTCAATCACTCCAGCTCTCTCCAGCGAAGGAACTTCTCCGGCATCCCTTTGCCGTGCTGAGGTATAGGTCAGTCGAATAAACCGCTCCGCCTAGCTCACTAAATCAAGTGTCCGGTAATAACGAACCTGGCAGTACTCACATTGGCGTCAAGAATGGCTGTAGACTCTGGAGAAGCAAGAAACACTTGATATTCCATATTAGGGAATTGCTCGCTGAATTTTTCCAGTGGAATATACTGAGGACTTGGCGGGAAGAACGGTACACAAAAGCTGAGTTTCATATGATATTAATTTACCAAGCAGGCGCTGACTCAGGACGGCGATACACTTACACTGCTGCCGCCTTGACGAGATCCGGCTTAAATTGAATCAGACGGCCGGCGGTCACGCTACCCCTAAACCGACCGTCTCCAGCTTGATTGTCACagtggatgtatgcgaggCCTACCAGTCGTGAGAAATGATGATGATTTTGTCCTCTTTTGGAACTCCAGCATATCGAACTAGCTCTTCGAGATCATCACTTTGCCGCTTCGTAGAATAGTCTTCAGGAGAGCTAGGCTGGGAGCTACCGTAGTAGCCAAGAGTGTCGGGTATGATTAAACGAATGCCTCGGCTAGTCCACCCTTTAATCTGATGGCGCCATCCGTAGCTGGCCGACTCGTTGTGAGCGGCCCTCTGGTATATTACTGTAGGTGACCCGAAACGAATGATGTACTCACGCAGAATCCGGAAACCCATGGAGCAATAGCGCAGTCGCAATAGTTTTGACATTCTCAGGGGGATGAATATCGGCATAGCGATAATAATGCCCCGTGGAAAGGTGGGCGATCTTACTTTCGTATCCCAGAGGATGTAGTTGAGACTTGGACATGGTCGGCGAGATATGTGTTCTAGCTGGGAAGTGTTATTCCTTCCTTTATATATGCCAATAGGGGTCACATTTGATGGGCATTAGCGCCCAATTTTAGTCATCCTCGGCCGAGACTTGGATGTGGAGTCCGTAAAATTTATTGGGGTGAACTGTTAATAATGTTGAACTAGAAGGTTATTTATTTGGAATATCAATATTTGCTCAATAAAATGTTACTGGCTTTGAGGATCTCTCTTCGTCATTCTGTATTTGAATGGCTTTCGGACAAGTAGAGTGATCGGATAATATATGCGTGGACGGGGATCCGCACTGGTCATCATCTCGCCCACGTGTGCATCCCTTCCATATGCACTACCCTTGGCTCTTATATGAAGACATGGGCTGTGCGTCACCAAAGAGTTTAAAGATCAAAGAGAAGATTGCAACAACAGACTGATCAGGGGCCCCACTAATCCCGTCAAACCCGCCATACAGTAACACATATTTACAAGTTTGTCTGCCCACGTGTATCAAGAGGGCCCGTGTATAAAGTAGCCCTGAATATTATAACATGCTGGTTCAATCATAAGGTGAGCAAAATCCTAAGTGATGCAGTCCCATAATGCTCTGTAGCTAACTGTCGAAGGTCACAAGCCGCTTGTCGTCATAAACGTGCACCGTAATGGAAATTATTCCGACGCTTGATATTTTCTCGGCCATCACGTAACAGTGGCTATAAAGCTATCCTAGATAGATTGGCCAACTCCGAAAGAAGGATAATACGCTCTAACTCACGCCAAGGTGATAGATTCTTCCGTGATAGGTTTTCTGTCTAGGGCTGGATCTAATAGATTGCGTGCATTTGTAACACCTACCATATGCATTAATCAACCCCATCTGCTTATACTCTAATATAGGACTGTATGCAGAATGAAGATGATCTTGATAGATATCTCAGGCCAAGATCTGAATCGTCTTTGGCTAGCTATGGGGACATGACTGTGCTAGAGATGATTTTGGTGGGAAGTACACGCATGCAGTAACTAGGTCTTGATCAAGAAAAGGCTGAAGTGCCTAGCTCAGAGCTGAGAACCGTACTACTAAGTTATTGGATATGGATACCGGAGAAGTTGAATCAGAGTTGTAATTCACATACCAACGAAAAGATGGTATCATCATAGAGTATAGTTATACGGAACTCGTGGTTGGCGCGCTTTATGGGTAAGCCAGGTTCAACGTAACGAGTCTGTCCCATAAGCCTAAAAATGCTGCATTACTCGAACATTACGATTAATACGATCATATACATATTGATATATCGCCGGAGTACAAGCACGGTAGCGCCACGGATGTTGAACTCGATTACCTTTCTGTAAAATTTGTGCCAGTATATCAGAACAAATGATTCACAACTTAGGAGGTGATCAAGTTATAATACTTCAGTCAAAGCAAAGGCAACAAGCGTCGGCCTGTCAACGTCAACTTGTGGTGAATTGCGCTCAGACGAATAGCTAGTATTGTACACGTTCCAAGTACGTTGAGGTCGCAGGTACGAAAGGTCATATATATTAAATGTGCTCAGAGCTATCGAGAGGGTCCCGGATAGATCATTCCAGCGATTGAATATTCTTGCCAACTTGAGCCGATTTAGTTGGTTTGGAAATATATGAGTCATTGATGGAGAGGCCGTTACCTTCCAAACGAGATCGGGTCGTCGTTGGAGCTCGACTTATAAAGCTAATCGCCTTAATATCGCATTGAGTTTATTGATAGACTGTAATTAGGTGCTGCATACACTTTGAATGTATCAATGTGAACATTCCACCTCGGACCCTTGATCGGACCATCGGGTGAGGCTTTGGAACGTCACACATGCAATGCTGAGAGATCACGAGAGTGAGAGATAGAGAACCCGATTTTAAAGACAATTTATGTAGCTACCTGCTGATGTGCCCTCTCTAGCTTCTACGAAGATGCACATTATCCAAGTGAATGGGTACGAGAACAACTTTCAGATTGCGTTTGGTAGTCACAAGCTGGTTGACTAGCGAATGATATTCTCGGATTTAGAGATAGTGCTGCGAATACGAAGGTATGATTCACGCGACCAAACGACTAATAGAGTCATGTTTCACCGAGACCGGTAAGCTAGCTATTAAAAACAATAGATTGTAGATATATTTGCGGAAACAGATACACGGGTCGTATCTTGCTCACCGACCAAAAAGTTTAGCGCAACATAGACCTATATAACTGCCGAACCGAGCCAACGACGTTAGATCCGACACCGGAACATACCGGACTGGGTCATCCCGGTGCCTGTACCCACCTACTAAATCCGTTGGGCGCAACAAGAAGGACAGATGCCGAAAAACACGCGCATCATAAATGCCAAGTTGATATGGCATCTTTGAATGCTGAGAGCACAGGACAGACAAACGCGTGGCCATGCAGATGGATAGATAGGGGCTGTTGCGATGCATTTCCTCAGAGGTCTGAGTGAGGGGAATCGAGGGAATCAGACGCGTAAGGTGGACGTCAGCGATCGCCCACTACCTGGCCCGCGGATGTACGCTTTTAATTGGCGCTGAAGCGAAAATTCgccatatatgcgcacttTCTCGCCAACAAGAGcaaatttgaacaaaaaacgTGGTAAAGTTGTGTGGATAACAAATGGGAGTACGAGACTATTCTTCAAGCTTCAGTATATGTGCTATACGTGGTGGTGCATCGAAAATACACCCAGGTTGGATGGATTATGTGTTGCAAGAAACCTGTGGTTCTTGTTCGCAAGCACTTGTAATTCGGCCTCAACAGATTAATCAGGTCAGCAAGAAGTTCTGGGGTCCTTTTCTGTTCATTTGGAAACTAATACAATTCGTCCAAGTAAAAAAATCTATAAAAAAGGGAGAAAAGTGATTATGCAAGGATATATACTTGAACACAGCAACGCATATCATAGTTGAGATACTGAGTGATAACTCAAACTCTGAGCACACGATCCATTTATGAGTGAATGACAAAGACCCCGGAGCCTGTAGATCAGCTGAGAAATCGATCTCGAGCAACAGCGTCACTCACGTATCACGTGCAGGCCGCCAAGGATGCCCGTATTTTGAATGCAGCGTCGTAAAAACTAGGACTAATGAGATTTGGACCACGTACATACACCTATACATATATTTTGCACAACTTTACCACGTCTTTTGTGCGAATTCATCCTAGTTGACGAGAAACCTCGGATTCATTGTGATTTTTGCCTCAGCGCTAAGTAAAAGCGTGCATCCGCGGGCTAGGTAGTGGGCGATCGCTGACGCCCACCTTAGGAAAGTGTGATCGGGTATTTGTTAATCAACGGTTATGAGGTGGTGGCGTGTGCTCGGTCATATTTGCGAGCAGTGCGAATGAGCATGTGGAGGACAAATAATGGAATTTGACAAGAGGATACTAGAAAAATTGCGCTTTAGGCAGCAGAATTGTTATTTAAAAAGTCAATATTGTAGATTTTCAAAGCCTGAGATACAGGGCGAGTGTTGTGCGAATGGGGCGTAAATGGTCGGACGATGTGGCTAAGCCCCGTGGGAATAGGGCACGCCGATATTTAGGGGAAGACCCTTGGTACCGCGGAACAACAGGGTTGCGCCACAGAGCGAGGTCGTGACGAAGTAGACAGCGACCAGCACGCAAGCGACGACACTCGACTGTCGGATCCAACATCCGTGACCTGGGTGAGTTAACACTATGGGATTATTCGGGGAGAAATGACATATTGACTTGTACGATTGGTGGCTTGTTTAGCTGGTAGACTCCCCAGTGCTTACTCCCCTATACGGCCCAGACAACTATGAGAGAGTCAAACTTTGCATTTCCGCCGCAGAACAGGGCATGCGTGTGTATTACCAGCCAGCTGTATGATCGACGCGGTGAGTAGCATCATATGTAATACCCGTTGATATCGCTCGTGACTCACGGTGCTTGTTTTCCCCCACTATTGGTTTGTGTACGATCTGGGTTTTCAGCACTCGACGCAACCTCTGCATTGCCACTCTACAACTCGCTGACTCATCTCGTGTATCTCACATCCACATCCCCTCGAATCCGCGAAATCCTGACCCTCGACGGTGGCCTGGAACGCCTCGTGCGCATCCTACGCGACTTCTGTGCCAACCCACCTCGCAGGAGAGACGCAGCCTGGATCTATGGCCTATCTCCACCCGATGCTACTCCCTCAGACGACCTACCAAAACGAATTGACCACCGCATATCTCCCACGACATACGACTTGGGAGACGATGATAACGACTTCTTCCTTGAATCTTCCTCACGAGCAGAACTCGAAAAAGCTGCCCATCGATTCAAGATTGGGCCCTCTCGCGTTCATGAGTTCGCGCTCCAAAAACCACATCCAACTGCACACAGCATCCCATATATCCCCACCCCCGGCACCCCCTTCCCCTATCAAATCGATCCCCTTGCCGCGCGCACGTTTAGTCTCGCATTTCAGTGCGTAGTCAATATTGGAGTACGCGGCTCAGAACATATCCGACGCCGCGTTGTCCAGGCTGGTGCCCTCGGAGTCGTCAGTTGCATCCTCGCCGTCTggctcaagggcaaaggattCGCAATTGGTAAGCATATCGGTCTCGCTGCCCGCGACGATGCGATTCGTCATGCATCCCCCTGAACTCTTACGAACTCTTACTAATTTACATTGCAGGCCCATCGGCCACTGGTTCCGGTGCTCCTCGAGAGTCCCGTGAAGTCCGCGTGCGCAGGCGAGAAGAAGCCCTCGAACGCCAGCGTGCCCTCGATCTTGCCCGCGCCCTCGAGCACGCAACCTCATCTGACAACCTGCGGGCGCGTGCGATTGCACAACCACAACCTCGCATCGCCACCACCACTGCTCCCCCTCCGGCCCTCCCCCCTGTACGGACCAATACAAACCCCAACCCCAGTTCGGAAGAAGCCGACGAGGAAATGAGCGGTGCAAGCGATATGGGCCCCTCGCCAACTCCCCCACCTCCCGCTATCGGACGAAGCATGTCCAATGATTCGGATGGAAGTTATGTGGGAGTCCCATCGCTCCCCGCACCAAGCGGTCCTTCGGGTGCGTTTGCAGTCTCTAGCGGCTCCCATGCGCGCTCATTCGATATCCGTACTGCATCTCCCATCCCCATTGCCTCCACCTCTCCCGTTATGGGCCGTGCTATCTCACCCAACACGGCCCAATCATCCGACGCCTCGGCCAATGCCACCCCTGTTGGCTCGGGCACGCCTACAGGGAGTGTAGTCGTACCTGGGCGCGATCGTAGCGGGACCGTCGTCGGGAGGCCCATCTGGGATAATGAAGGCGGGCCAAGGCAGGTCGCTCAA
The nucleotide sequence above comes from Rhizoctonia solani chromosome 3, complete sequence. Encoded proteins:
- a CDS encoding alpha/beta hydrolase family protein — translated: MSKSQLHPLGYESKIAHLSTGHYYRYADIHPPENVKTIATALLLHGFPDSAYGWRHQIKGWTSRGIRLIIPDTLGYYGSSQPSSPEDYSTKRQSDDLEELVRYAGVPKEDKIIIISHDWGSVTAGRLIQFKPDLVKAAAVFCVPFFPPSPQYIPLEKFSEQFPNMEYQVFLASPESTAILDANAERFIRLTYTSARQRDAGEVPSLERAGVIEGWLKDESKDVVPELLSQECSQELTTILSEIKAGKGFGLIRAMLNYYRVGQINYEAEKGLPHDVRPDLPKLIVTPSADPFLPPAVTQYAQTLLKNVDVVWLDGLCGHWVQLEKPQEIEKIVGDSQPTSLEDYSTQRQSDDLEELVHRAGVPKGEKIFMGAITTNRLIQFKPDLFKAALNLCVPFIPRSPEYVPLEKLIELYPNFQYQAFLASRESTAITNANVERFIQVMFTSAKQREEGKVPDLEKTGVIKNWLKDQSQTVTSELLTKEESDTMVDEIKAGVGFGSMLNYYHVYKTNYEVEKILPLKLRPDLPKLMVIPRNDPFIPPSFTEAIVEHLENHEISWLDGRCGHRAQLEKPQDIERIVGEWIIEKIA